From a single Nicotiana tabacum cultivar K326 chromosome 8, ASM71507v2, whole genome shotgun sequence genomic region:
- the LOC107824843 gene encoding palmitoyl-acyl carrier protein thioesterase, chloroplastic-like → MVVTAATGAFFPVANPPPESGGAKPSGKVGGSLPGSIDARGLNAKKPAFGSLQAKANAQAPPKVNGTKVGIMDGLKTDDEVFSSPPPRTFANQLPDWSMLLAAITTIFLAAEKQWMMLDWKPKRPDMLVDPFGLGKIVQDGLVFRQNFSIRSYEIGADRTASIETMMNHLQETALNHVKCAGLMHGGFGSTPEMSKRNLIWVVTKMQVVVDRYPTWGDVVQVDTWVAASGKNGMRRDWLVRDSSTGHVLMRASSLWVMMNKETRRLSKIPEEARAEIEDYFVDSPPVIDDDSRKLPKLDETTADYIRTGLTPRWSDLDVNQHVNNVKYIGWILESAPMQILEGCELAAMTLEYRRECRRDSVLQSLTSVLDKGVGDLDDIGNVQCQHLLRLENGGEVVKGRTEWRPKRAINGIGSIGGFPAESF, encoded by the exons atgGTGGTCACTGCTGCTACTGGCGCATTCTTTCCTGTTGCTAATCCACCTCCTGAATCTGGTGGAGCAAAACCATCTGGAAAGGTAGGAGGAAGTCTTCCTGGAAGTATAGATGCACGGGGGCTCAATGCTAAGAAGCCTGCTTTTGGGAGTCTACAAGCTAAGGCCAATGCTCAAGCTCCTCCTAAGGTGAATGGAACAAAGGTAGGCATTATGGATGGCCTCAAAACTGATGATGAGGTGTTTTCTTCACCTCCACCAAGGACCTTTGCAAACCAGTTGCCTGATTGGAGCATGCTCCTTGCTGCCATCACAACTATCTTTTTGGCTGCTGAGAAGCAATGGATGATGCTTGATTGGAAGCCCAAGCGTCCTGATATGCTCGTTGACCCATTCGGTTTAGGAAAGATTGTGCAGGATGGCCTTGTTTTCCGTCAAAATTTTAGCATCAGGTCCTATGAAATAGGGGCTGATAGGACTGCGTCTATAGAAACGATGATGAATCATTTACAG GAAACTGCTCTTAACCATGTCAAGTGTGCGGGACTCATGCATGGTGGGTTTGGATCGACTCCAGAAATGTCCAAGAGAAATTTGATTTGGGTTGTTACCAAAATGCAGGTTGTAGTGGATCGCTATCCTACTTG GGGTGATGTTGTTCAAGTTGACACTTGGGTGGCTGCATCAGGGAAGAATGGTATGCGGCGAGATTGGCTTGTCCGTGATAGTAGTACAGGGCATGTATTGATGAGAGCATCCAG CTTATGGGTGATGATGAATAAGGAGACAAGGAGATTATCTAAAATACCGGAGGAGGCTCGGGCTGAAATTGAAGATTATTTTGTTGATTCACCTCCTGTTATTGACGATGACAGCCGGAAGTTACCAAAACTTGACGAGACAACAGCAGACTACATTCGAACTGGTTTAACT CCAAGATGGAGTGACTTAGATGTTAACCAGCATGTTAATAATGTCAAGTACATTGGCTGGATTCTTGAG AGTGCACCCATGCAAATACTGGAAGGCTGCGAGCTCGCGGCCATGACATTGGAGTACCGAAGGGAATGCAGAAGGGACAGTGTGCTGCAGTCACTGACCTCTGTACTGGACAAGGGTGTCGGTGACTTGGATGACATTGGGAATGTTCAGTGTCAACATTTGCTTCGACTCGAAAATGGTGGAGAGGTTGTTAAGGGGCGGACTGAGTGGAGGCCAAAACGTGCCATCAATGGAATTGGGAGCATCGGCGGATTCCCAGCAGAAAGCTTCTAG